The genomic window TATACAGCCGACAATGACTCTGTGCTTGACTCGCtggtggacgatgatggcgagggcaGTGATACAGGGACACTGAGAAGAAGCAGCGTTGGCACGACGGTCATGTCAAGCCAGTACACGGAATCGGAGGCAGGGTATAGCGAGTACGATGGGACGGAAAGCGACTGGACGGAGAGTCAAGTTGGGACGGATGTCGGGGCCGAGAACGGGCTGGTTATTTATGAACAGTAGCGGTAAGGATGATGAACAAAATATAGGTGCAATTTGGGGATGCTTTGGCCCTCGGCACTTCTTGATATGATGTATGGATTACATCATATGGATTACACGACAGAGATTGTTAACTTTGAGCGTTCTTGTTTTGCGTTGTTGTGTaggtatcaattgataagTGGCCAACCTTTTGCGTCTTTTGTGAATAAAGCGTGCGCGTAGGCAACCTATATGATGAAATACTTGTATTATTAACGGCTCGGCCCGGAATAGGGTGAGTGTGCTGCTACTAGTTGGTGAGTTACTCTGTACGGGGCTTTTTGGCCTCATTTCTCGTTGGCGACACCAAGTGCCATCCATGTATTGAGATTTCAATCGAGCCTTTGCCGAGGAGTAGCCTGCTGCATAGGGTGTTTCCTTACGGAGTATACCGAACAGACTTGCTAAAGGAATATCCGGGGTTGAATTTGATGATAGTCGTGTATGTGAGCACTGTGCGGACTGTTGATGGACGAACGCCACTTTGCGCCGTGCCAGAATTTTGGTGGTTGTGGGGATACTAGCATCGACATTCTAGAGCCCACATGCAGGCAtaggcgcaggcgcaggcgaCCTGCGGCAGTCGAGCTGTGaaaccaccagactcaaAAAACCAGGCCTCCCCCCACGCGTCTCGCAGTCGCGTCCGTCCAACGCTCGGCATCACCCGCAATGGAGCAAAATATCCTCTCCACGCCTGAACTCTCGCCCCTCGAGCAGGAAGTCCTCGAGGAATACGAACGGCTGGCCGGCAACATGAAGCAGGTGTGTGGCTCTGCGGTTTTTgcgtctctctctcccccCGGCCCCAGCGTTTCTCGCGGCCCCAGCGTTTCTCGCAGACAGACACGGGtgaaggaaaggaaaggcGGTGGACGGAGAAGCTGACGCCCTGGTGTGTGTAGTTGGCGAGTGTGCTGGACGACCTTGCTTCGAACCCGTCGACGGAAATACTGGATGGGCTGCGGGACCTGGAGCGCAAGACGAGCCTGGCGTTTACGCTGCTCAAGGCGAGCGTGTACAGCATAGTGCTGCAACAGGAGATTGATTGGGGCGGCGGGAGGGAGGAGTGACTTGTTCCCTTGTTTGCGTTTTGCCTGGCTGGCATTCCTGCGAGACGGGATGATAGGGCATGGTTGTGACGGGAAAGGTTAGGTAGGGGAGGACATGGATGCGTGGACAGACTGGCTCGACAGATGGGCCAAATGATGTAAATGATACCCTGGatcatgatggcgacgcTCTGAATACACTTGCAGCATGTGTCGCGGTGGCTCTCTAGCCATTGCACGACACACGTTTGGTTTAGGGGAATAAATAAATGTACATTTAGTATACACGACATGCACACGCTCGGCTGGAACTCCTCTAGTATACAGCACCCCCGTAATACACCTTTCGCACATCAACCATCTTCTTGCCCCTGCCTATAGCAATCTCCTCGGGATCAGCTTGGCTTGTGAGCGCCTCGTACGTCGCCTTGACCGAGTTCATGGGGTTCTTGGACCGCGGCATGCGGCCGTGTATATCGTGGATGCCCGCGGCGCGGCACATTTCAAAGAGGCGGTGGGGGACACGAAGCCCAAAGCCTACAATAAAAAAGTTTTAGTTCATACTCAACTCTCTTGGGCCAAGAGAACATGGGAGGGAGAGACATACCGGGTGGTCGGGAGAAAAGCTCGACAACCGTCCCGGacaccttggccttgacgttgCCGAAAATGGTGCGGTTCTCGTAGCGCCGGATGGGCTTCATGTTGCGAATGGCAAGCAGCTGTGCCGTCTCGGCGGCCAGGCCCGCCTCGGTCgacttggcgatgccgagacCCAGGcggccgttgccgttgcccgcAATGGCCACGACGGAGGTGCTGCGTACTTTACCCAGACGGGTCTGGTTGGAAACCCATCGCGTGACGAGCACCTTGCGGTAGATGGACTGAATGTCTTTGAGCGTCATGCCCGTGAGCCGCTTGATCTCCTGGTAGTGACCGCCGTCATCCTGgccctcgtcctcgggaTCCGCAGCCGACTTGTACAGACCCTCGACGCCGGGGACCTTGCCCAACTCAGCAGCTTCGGCAGAGTAGGCACGGTTGACTCCAGCGGGACCGTCGGCCAGCAACTCCAAGTTGCTGGGCTCGACTTCGCTCTCGTCCGTCATCGACGATAGCTTGTCCAACTCCTTTTTCCACTCTGCGTCCACTGCCTCGTCGAGCTTCATAGCCTGCGCTCTCGTCAACAGATCCGGCCCCGAAGCATTAGCGTCCGGCTCCTGCTTCCCATCCTCTTCGATGAGATACTTCTTGAGCAGTTCAGGATCATTTTCAAGATCCTTGAGCTCATCCTCGGTCAGGTCTATCAATTCCGTGCCGCTGCTCTCCTTTACCCTCCTCAGGGCGCGGACCATGGCTCTCGTGAGCTGATGACTGGTCTTTGTATCCGTCATTTGTGACATTTTCGAGCCGTACTGGTCTACCCATTCGTTGTGGCTCAGCCACTCCGGCTGCTTGGGAGTGACGTCGACCTTGGGCTTAACATCATATCTCGGATCGAGCACCGTAAAGTCCTCGATGTAGTTCGGTCGGTAAGGGTCGTCGCGCAGACGGCCCTGAATAATCACGTCATCTGTGTTGATGGCTTCCTCTCCGGCCCGAAGAGCCTCCAGCTGCTCGGGGGTGTACTTTTGCTTCAGgagctccagctcctccttggtgTAGTCGGGGAACTTCTCCTGGCGATATTTCGACAGCACAGAGGGGTTCAGAAGCCCCAtttcctcggccttgacatTCCGGAACCGTGACCGCCGCTTGGAGCGCGGTGCCGAGCTGTGGAATTGCTGGCATTGCACGACTGATGTCGCGGTTGGGGAGCCAGCTCGGGATCGGGTCGAGGCGATACACCTGCCCAGGAGGCTGTGCACCGGGCGTGCCACGCTCATGCCCACGGTCTGTTTGTCCGATACCACCCGGTGTGCAGGCTGGTTAACTGCAGTGTTTGGAGTATGTATATCGTGGACAAGGCGTGTCGTGCTCACTTGAGCTTGAGATTTTTCTGGCCAAAGACAATCCTCAATTGCGCCACCCAATCGGGTTAGTCTCCGAACAGGGGGTAGAGCAAGAGATGCACGTGAGGGTCCACGTGTACCAGCCGGGGTCCATCATCTTGCTTGTGGGCATCTCGTACGAGAACTCACATGCTCAGGGACGAGAGCTGCAGTATGCTCGAATCGCCTGCGATGCCACGTCTTTGCCATGTACACAAAAAGGCAATATATAACTTACCTAGTAATTCACACGCAACTAGTGTCGCTCTTCACACTACGGCTCCTTGTGAAGCACACGTAGTTCCGTGGTGTATCCCATGAAACGGCCGTCTCAGGATAGCCTCCTGTGCTggggcctcgtcgccggcccACCAACATTTGTCAATAATCCCACCATGCCCAGACTTTACTTTCCCCCCCCCCAACCATCCCTCCTTTTGCATTTCATACCTTTGTGATATCGTGATCTGCCCGAGTTTTTGCCAATTACTTCTTGTTCTTattcttctccctctcctttTCGCGCCCTTTCCCCAACACTGCGTTGGTCCTTCTCACCGCCGCAAGTCTCCTCTGTGCCAGGCGCACTTACACTTGCGAACTATCCACGGCCAAAGGTTCGCGAAGCCTACGAAACAGCAACAAATCTACAACCCCGCGAATTGGACTCACCCGTCAGACGTTGAAATGGCAAACTTTGACTGGCTCCAGAAGGTCGGCGCCACCAAGgaggccgtcgccgtcctcaATGATCAGCCGTACCTCTTCGTTGACCTGCTTGTCGTTCTCGTCGGTCTTGGCCTGCAGTGCCTGTTAATTTGGTACATTCACTATGCGACTTTGAAGCCCGagcagaagaaaaagaagaagcccgccgGCGATAATGCCAGCGGCGGGGCGGGACGAAAATAAGCACACCATTTATATCGTCAGCAACTCGGATTTTCCCGCCGATTTTTCCAACTTGCTATTCCTTGTTTGGGCAACCAACTGCATATGGTTGACCTCCCCTGGTGGGCTAGGCGTTGATTTGTATCATATTTCATCTTGGGCGGATTTTCTAAACATTACTAATGTGTCGGCGTTGAAATACACCTCTTTCAGTCGCACCCACACTGCATTGCTGGCAAACCTATTACTCGCAGAGCGCTTCTCTGAATTAATATTGCGGTTTTATTATCATGGTTATCTTTTGGCATCGAAAGCTTAAGTGCAATTTTAGAACCACTTTGAAATATACACAATAGCCTTCGTATATCTCTTGTTTAATTCATTCATTCAGGCATCGCGGCCAACTTTGCATTTGTCATTCTATCGCGTCCGATCATACCAGGCACCTCGCTTAGCGTCGTGAAGTCGGTATGTTAGACGTCATCAGGTTCCAAAGGCTGCGTTCGATGCCATTCCGAACAAGGTCTTTCTGATAGGTATCCTCAGAGCTATTCTCCTCGCTCTGAATGTATGAGTCCAGTTTCAATCCTTCGACCTTTCTCCGGAGACTCGGCGATTCTGCGCCCTTCATTCGCTCCAGAGAAGTAGCAATTGTGAACAAGAAATCCTTCCTGGCCGATATATCCTGAAACTGCGGTCAGTTTGATTTCGCTTCCTCCTTGAAAAGACTTGCCTGTAAATAGGGTATATTAAAGACTGCTGGAGCCAACTGGGAGAGCGGTTTACCAGGGCTTCTATTGATGAATTTCATACTCTTGGGGCATCGTTTAATCCCGACCATTATATTTGCTAGGCAGGTCTCCAACATATCTCTAGTATAAGTAGAGTATATCATCTCGCTGGCGATTTTGTGCCGACTTCTCCTTCGTTTTAGCCGTCGGGAAGTTTCACTCTCCGCAATGTCTAGATTCATCCGTTTAATGAAGTCATCAACGGCTCTTTGGTCGTCCAAAGCTAGGCAGTCAAATTCGACATCGCCGCTCATTCTCAAGCCATCCGCCGTCTTCGAACCACGACGAGCTGCACCTCTTGTGGCTTTGGTCACCTTTGTTTTTTCCTTCGCGGGCTTTCCTTTCCCCATGGTCTTTAATAAGTCGATTGAATAAAATACAGACTGAAATCTTGCTACCATTGCGGCATCGGGTACCAAAGCGGATGAAAGGTCTGGATGCTGGATGGACAAGCGTATCCGACTCGGATCTCTGCTCGAGCTGTCAACAGTAACAAGTCGGAGTCCCAAGTAATCAAGAACCTACTCCGATTAGTAAGTAATTGCGTGCATTGTCATCGGAGACTGGGCCCATTCAAACCTCAAATCCAAGCAAAAGGTCTCGAATATGGTTCACCTGGTCTTTTTGTACCCCGAATCCGTCCACTGATATCTCGACGTTGAAATAGCACGAGCCCGTCCTCGCAATCCATAAATTCCCTGTACGAACCAGATCCTCGAGCTCAATGCTTGTTTGCACCCTTCTACAACAGCTGGGTATGTCAATTTTCAAACACCCGGTCACTGTGAGTTTGATGTTTTCTGTCATGTGGGCGATGCTAAAGTCTGGCAGAGAGATGGAACAAAGTGGCATTCTGCCAACAATGCAATGCCCAAAACAGGGGGTCTGTCAGGAAAGCCAGGCATAATTGAGCTTTGATGGTTCAGGTTCGTCAGCAGTTCAAGGGTTCGTAATTCCATTGCGTAGGGGAGGTTCTGACGAGCTGTCTCCTGCTTGGGACTTgcgaggaaggagcggcCCCAGCTCCCATTGTTCGGCAGATTTTCAGGCAGCCAGGCTGCAAACTCGACAATACCACAAAATAGGCAGGATATCATGTATCGGGGCCTGAAATCATGTTGTCATCATGTCTCATATTGCTTAAGGAGTCTATCCAATGCTCAAACATTTAAAGCAACAAAAGAGGAATCAATGTCATCCCAGAATGGCCTACCTGAGGCCAGAAACAAAAGAGATATCCAAACCGCTAACTCTCGCTTCCTTTCCCTTGTCATCCTGAACTCCTCACGTGCAAGTTTACTTGGCAAACCATGGAAATTTCTTCTTACTCGGCTCTATTGGTCCAGAAGCGCTGCTCTCCAGTTGCAGACTTCGTTGATAGATCTCCTTAAAGACACATATTAATACGGCGTACCACGGGCTCGAAAACATCATCTATAAAGCTTACCTCATCATCTGTGGGCATGCGACACCCCAGGATCAAATCTCGCGCCGTCTCATGCTTGGCCAAAGTGGGGTATGCTGTTCCCTGACTCTTCATGATCGGCAGCAACACCTCTCCCAACACCTCAAATTTCTTCCAATTAATGCGGTCATCATTTGGTCCAACAAAAGTCTTACTGCCTTCTTCAGCTGACACAAGATCACGCCGATGCAGTGGAATGAACGGTATTCGTGGCAGCGGGGAGTTTTCCCACGCCAACCTATAAGCAAAATGGCTCTTCTGCGTTCCCATGAGAATGACCAACCGTGCAAACCGTTTCTGTACATCCGCTGGCACAAGAGCACGAGTTTGTGCCAAGCGATGAATTGCAGTTCCATTGATTCCGGCCAACACGGCGGCTAGGCCGTTGTAGTTGTTGAGCCGCCGCAGTCCCAGCGCAATGTTCATGAACTTTTCCAGCATTTGTGCCCGATGCTTTGCTTTGTCTCGCAGTAAAATCATATTTGCCACCCATTTGGCGATGTGGTTGAAGTGATTAATCATTCTGTTCACATTCTGCAAGCTCTTGCACTTGTCCTTCTGTGCTGCTGACAAGCTGACATGCCGGACAAAATCACGGATTCGTATCGAAGAGAACATTATCCAATCAATACGAGTAAGTTCGTCGGCGAAGTCGTCATCAGAGATGTCCATAAATATGTGATATCGAAATTTATTCATTGGGAGGTGATCTGACGGCTCCAATAATGTGGCTTCTCTTTCATATTCCTCGTATGAATTGAACTGAACTTGGATGCCCGTCCTGCTACCTCTGTCTGTGGAAGGGTTCTCTGAGCCTCCCAAACTATCGGATTCGCCGTTAAATTGTAACGCGTGGATTCCCGCAGATAGttcgtccatgtccttggACAGAATTTTGCTCGCAATCTCGTCACTGGAATTGTCCGAATTTGCCCAACCCGTGTCATCATCCTCAATAACGTTAAAATAAAGATTACGTCGCATTTGTTGTGCAGCAATTGCAAATATTGGCTCTGTCGATAAGTGCTTGATAAAATCTTCGAGATTGCGCCGCGTTGTGGGACGAGCAAAATCCCCAGGATACAGTGACACCCATTTCGCTACAACCTCTATAATTCGTAGTTGAGTTGCTGTTCTAGTAAGATAATGCGCCGCTTTATCGTCTCGGGCCTTGTCTAACCGGACGAGGATTGCTGAGAAGAGCTCTCCTGGTGCAGCAAACTTTCGATATAAACAGAGGAATATATCGGAAAAATTGTTGTCCACTCTTGAAAGTCGGGGGGCCAGTAATCGGTCTACCAATTCGTCAAACGTGACGCCTGTAAGCTTCGGTTGCTTTTCGATAATGACATCGTCGTTACGCTGAAGTATAGGAATATCATCTGAGTATCTGCGAGATTCGGAATCGGATTCGTCGATATCGAGAAAAGAGTCGGATCCAGATTTGTCAGTACGAAATCCTATGAAGGCGTTAGTTTGCCCTTGTTTTAGAGACTCACTCATAGCAGGAAAACTGCCGAATCAAAGGTCAGCTTACCTGGTCGGGGACTTCTTGATGCTTGCGTACGGTAGTTTTCGCCGGATTGCTGGTTGGGAAACGTTCGGAGGATGGAGAAGTCTGAGCTCGCTCTACTGTGCTTGCTGTGCTCACTCAGAGGGCGGCCAGCTGATGGATCGGGTGCTTCCAGGTTGGCTGCGGACTGCGCCCGTCTCCTCAAAACCGTTTCATTATTCTCGTCTGAGGGCCAGTGGTGAGCGCAAGCGTATTTTTAAACGGCCGCAAGATACAAGGAACCCACCTCGTCTGTGCGTGACAGCTGCTCGAATCACAGCCTGTAGACATGCCTGAGAAATGTCGGGTCTATCAATCGAAATTTTGTATTGGCCAACACATGACTTGAATAGGTGATAATTTGCCAACTCGTCTGCATTTACCTCCCAGTCGTCCTCTGGGCTATCACATTTACATGCTCCAAGCATAGCGGGCAGGCCCGAGTTGGTAAGAGCGGCTAAGATCACATTACACCATTAGCCCCCCCATACTGTTTTTAAAAACCTATATCACAAGTCATCTTGAGCGAAGCACGGATGTCGCTTACCGACAGTTTGTGGCAGCTGGCGAATGGACTCTTCCGTCGTAACATCGTACAGGATAAGCGCTGCATCCATTCGCGGAACGATCTGGCCGTTTATTTGTTTTGGCCATTGCATTGGCTGGGATGGGTTAAGCTCGAAATGTTCGAGATCCAGCTCGACCAGTGTGACCATGTGGGCAATGGAATCGACTACCTGGCGTGCGCTGGAGGTGTTTGTCACTGGCGGGCGAGACAGACGTAGTACGCGCTGGACAAAAGTTGACTTGCCTACAGCATCGGCGCCGATAATGGCAATGTTGTAACTCTCCATTGCGGAAATGGGGTGGTGTGGCTGCGGAGAAGAGCACAGGCATCAGCACATCATCTCCTTTGAGACACCGAAGGCATTCTCTTGACATCTCACACCCAAACTGCAACCACCCATCCATCCCTGCGTGCTCCGTGGTTGGAGCCGGGGGCTTCAAAGGGATCAGAGAGCTAAAGtggggcaacattgaagacagGACGGAATCTATTCTTACCCAGTACTGTGAGGGCCCAATAGTCAAAGATTCTCGACGGGgaggtggccaaggctgagTCTTGTTGTTGTCATCGCTATCGTTGTGTGGCTCGGCCGGGGTGCCCTCGTCGAACGCCTCACGCTCAGCGTGGGCGGTGTTGGCGGGATCGAAGCGCTGAAAGAAAGGGTCGTCGACGATGGAGACGAAGGAGTCGCGGTCACCCGCACCAGCAGTCTCGACGGGGGAGAGAGCACTTGCTGAGCTCGAGATGGCGGTCAGGCCGGTCGAGTTGGAACTTCGAGAGAAGACACTGCTGCTGGCGATTGTCTGGGTCGAGTCTCGCGTAACGGTTTTGGATTGTCGTCgcttgctgctgcggctggtgttggtcgtcgtcggcgtcgtcgtggaCGGGGTCGACCGGGTCGGAGCCGTAGCGTCAGAGGAGCGTTTGGGCAAGGACGCGGGGCTATCGTCAGATGTCCTACGATTCTTCCGACTACTAAAAGTGTTAGAGCTTTTTGAAGTCATCGTATGCAAATGTCGGCTGTCGGTCGCGGCCTATCGGcgcgatggcgacgaggtcGGGGACATGAGGTTGGCAAGCAGCCGCAATGTTGCGAGGCACTGTCGGAAACGATGTGTCTGAAGCTCCCAAGTTTCACAGATACAGGTATCCAGCTcgggagtacggagcagatgCGTGTGCCAACTGAGGAGTTATTGGACAAGTTGCCGTCCGTGACCATCCGTCGCCCGTTGGGGGAAGACCTCAATAGTCGATGACAGCCACGAACACACTAAGGGCCGGCCTGGACGAGAGCCACTCACTAATATCCACACCCCTTGGAAGGAGATTCGGCGGTTACGTTGTACTCTGTACGCTGTACGCTGTACGCTGCTCACTGATAATGATTCAAATGGAAAACCTGCGAAATTTCTGGTGATGCAGGGAATGATTGATTGGTGGACGGACTGCAAGGTGCAAAGGCACGGGTGCGTAACAAGTACCCCGTACCTTGATAGGCGAAGCACACGCACAGCGTCAGCGTCAGCTCTGGACAGCTTGGAGCTAGATAAAGCTGGCTGCTGCGTTCGAGGCACAAGATGCTAACGCCGCAGCACTCCTCCGTAATCCGTGATAACCAAACGGATTGAGCCGATGGGACTGGATGATGCAGCGGGGCATGGCATGCTCCGTCAGATGCCAGATACGGGTTCTGCTTTTGCCAAAGTTGTCAACATGAGAAGGTAGGTTGAAGTCTCCAGAGCTTGATTGTTTGTTGGATGAGAGTGGCAATGGGGCCCGGATAGGGTCAATGGGCGATTGAGTGCTCTAAAAATGTCCTTTCGCTAGCGACGGTGCGTGCCGTTCCCAAAGAGCCACAGGACCGCGCGTACGAATGGGGCTTTCGGGGCTTCCGGCTCGGTCTCAATCGTCGTCTCCTCGCCTGGTGGGCTGGCTGGCAGGATAATGATGATGCAGTATGTTGGCTGGGCGGGCAGCTGAGAAGAGGTGTGCGGTTGAAGAAGGGAGGAAAGCATCTGGCCCGGGCATAGAGTTAGTAGGCAGGCAATGTTGCTGCATCGCCTCATGCAGGGAAATTATCAAGTGTCAGAATGCGGAAGATCAAGTGCACGTCGCAACTGCCCCAGCAATGGCGCGGCAGTTGCAGTCGTGGCAGACCAACGTTGAACACAAAGGCTTTTTCAACTAGACAAGCATTCAACCCCCCCAACCAGCATCAACCGCCATACGGCGTGCTCAATGGCCAGTCTTCAATGGCCAATGGTCAACCGTGCGGCTCAATTTTCGAGAATtgcctgcatgtgcatgGGCGTGGTGGCCAGAAGCCTTACGCAGGCCTCCTGGCTCGAGGCAACGAGAACAGCAAGGCTGCGAGAGACTGGGAGATGCCCGCATCACTACCGTTGCTAACCATCAATAAAACGTGTTACGGACCCGTCGAGACGACTCTCGGCGAAAAATAGTGAGTGAAGTTCTTCCCCGTGCGCATTTTCATCACTTTCGTTGTGGTTTTATGACCATGCTGAGAAAAGGGCAGATTGCTATTGGCGGGCCCCTCGATGTTGGTTCTCAGCAACCTCGGATCGTCCAAGTGATGAGTCTCAACGAAAGAATACAATGCTGTAGGCGTAATAAAACACACAGCGGAGCACGGCGCCCGAGTTCGAGGCCCTCTGACCTGGCTGTCAACGCTTTATTTGTATATCTCCGAGTTGATGCCGAATTTCGCAGTCTGAGCATAAGCACGGATGAGGCAGAAGGTGTATGGAGTTCTTTGTTAAAAATTCCTGTTGCCTTCCCCGCCAGCTATAAAAAGATCTTCTACAGAGCCCTTGGGCAGTTTGTGCCCGAGTTCATGCATGAACGAATAGACGTCCGCTCATATGAGCGTGTGGGACTGGCAATTCAATTGCCATCGTTTGGAAGTTCCAAGACTGTTGGCTACACAGGATTCCGCTCATCAGAGCATACAAACCAACAAAAAGGGCTGTTATTGATAGCAGTCGTCTTGGCTGGCGCCATTTTCCACCATGGATTTCGTCTAGAGAAGTCTCTCAAACTTCACCATCCGGCTGTCTTTGGCGAGATGAAGAACCATTTCCACCCAGCTCGAGCCTAATAAAAAGTCGGTCTGTGGTGTCATTTCACGTCATGATCCGCATCGATATGGAACATCCCCACGTCTTGGCCTTCCCGCCAAACTTAACAACCTGACAGCACATGAGCCAACAGCGTCCTTCCATGTCCTCTTGTTAGCTCAGGGTCAGGCCACATGCTGTAATTCTCCCAATTGACCGAGGACCATCTTGCCTCCTGGTGGAGCTATGGTCTCCAACAATACACAGTCTCTCATAGCCAAGTTTATACTGCAGCATCCTCTATGATGGACCTGTCTCGCAGCATCTCGTATATGCGGCTGCCGAGTCTCAACTTGTAATTACCACCACGGCTGTACCTGGTTGTGGCACTCTATACTAAAATGCGCCACAGTATATTAGTGTTCACTTCTTAgtgggcaaatatattctgccgcAGACTATAATTATCCATAAACCTGGTAAACAGGTGTAGTGGCCCTATACGAGCCCTGCTTCTACGGCCCTCCTATTTTTCCATTCTTGAGTTCTGAAACTTTACTAATACATGTATAGGTGATTGTGTCCAATGCCGCGCGCCTCTTCACATAACAAGCCCGGGAAGACTTTATCAAATCGGCAAATTGAGGAGACCGCAACCCCCAAAGACCGTGATATTCCAAGCGTTGACATTCTTACCAAAACCGGTAACACGAGACCAGTGTAAGAAATACGCGTGCtacaaaaagaaaaactaaCGCTCGTCTTCGGATTCGAAGTTAGGCCTTGATTCATACCGTTCATGCGCAACATTATTCACAGTTACCCTATAGTCACGACAAGCCAGCCCATCTACCAATTGGGCCGATAGAGAGCCATCCAAGCCTAGAGACTGCAGATATATGTGAGGGAGAACTGGCAAGAAACCTCTTCAAGCCATCGATTGCCCATGTTTGCTGAATATTCTGTTATCGTTAGTCAAGAAAGATAGCCATTCACACCGTGAACATAGCTGCGCCCCGTAAGACTTCGGTGTAAGCCAACTTCTACACCCAGCAACAAATGCAGTCTTTCAAAGTGTGCTGGACCAAGGTCCGGCCCAGGAGTTATGAAATCAATCAACAATCACTTATAAAGGCATTTATCAAGTCGGAAACCCTGAGCCATCGACGCTGCTGCATGCAATATATACTTATGCAGGATCCACAGGCTCAACGGCCGAGTAATTCAGGTGCAACTATCTGCCCCTAGCCCCAAAATCTTTGAACCAAATATAACAAGATATCGAAAATGAATGCACACACATTGCATCTAGGACGCACATCCTATGCCCATATTCACACGAATGGAGCAGAGTGAGATGACTGGAATCATGTATTGGTAGTCCCATTAGCATTGCCATGCCAAAAGAACAGCTTTATGCTGCTACACGTCAGATTTACTCTTCGCTCATAGTCCCGTTGAACGGCTATATCTGATGGGGCGAAACCCTTACGCATCACCTTTTTCACAGACATGGACATCTGCTCTCCCAAGTTAGATATCGCATTTCTGCTATATTCCTACGTCTAGGCATGACAAGCTCTGCATGACTCTCGGAGTTGAATTTGTCACCCGTTTACAATTGgcaattatatatataacctCCTGGTACCATTAGGAAGTACGTGGCGGGCTACAAATACATTGGAATACTTGCCTTCAGCGATCGGGAGAGTGTTTAGAGCTCGTTGCATTATGCGATACTTGGGGATCTCGGCGAGGCCAAACAGCATTTCCCCTCCAAGAGGATGCAGTTCTTTTAGTGATGTTTGAAACTCATCTGTCTTTCAGATCGTCCTTGCTTT from Metarhizium brunneum chromosome 2, complete sequence includes these protein-coding regions:
- the dad3 gene encoding DASH complex subunit dad3, coding for MEQNILSTPELSPLEQEVLEEYERLAGNMKQLASVLDDLASNPSTEILDGLRDLERKTSLAFTLLKASVYSIVLQQEIDWGGGREE
- the MRPS5 gene encoding mitochondrial 37S ribosomal protein uS5m; its protein translation is MSVARPVHSLLGRCIASTRSRAGSPTATSVVQCQQFHSSAPRSKRRSRFRNVKAEEMGLLNPSVLSKYRQEKFPDYTKEELELLKQKYTPEQLEALRAGEEAINTDDVIIQGRLRDDPYRPNYIEDFTVLDPRYDVKPKVDVTPKQPEWLSHNEWVDQYGSKMSQMTDTKTSHQLTRAMVRALRRVKESSGTELIDLTEDELKDLENDPELLKKYLIEEDGKQEPDANASGPDLLTRAQAMKLDEAVDAEWKKELDKLSSMTDESEVEPSNLELLADGPAGVNRAYSAEAAELGKVPGVEGLYKSAADPEDEGQDDGGHYQEIKRLTGMTLKDIQSIYRKVLVTRWVSNQTRLGKVRSTSVVAIAGNGNGRLGLGIAKSTEAGLAAETAQLLAIRNMKPIRRYENRTIFGNVKAKVSGTVVELFSRPPGFGLRVPHRLFEMCRAAGIHDIHGRMPRSKNPMNSVKATYEALTSQADPEEIAIGRGKKMVDVRKVYYGGAVY
- the Rapgef5 gene encoding Rap guanine nucleotide exchange factor 5, which gives rise to MTSKSSNTFSSRKNRRTSDDSPASLPKRSSDATAPTRSTPSTTTPTTTNTSRSSKRRQSKTVTRDSTQTIASSSVFSRSSNSTGLTAISSSASALSPVETAGAGDRDSFVSIVDDPFFQRFDPANTAHAEREAFDEGTPAEPHNDSDDNNKTQPWPPPRRESLTIGPSQYWPHHPISAMESYNIAIIGADAVGKSTFVQRVLRLSRPPVTNTSSARQVVDSIAHMVTLVELDLEHFELNPSQPMQWPKQINGQIVPRMDAALILYDVTTEESIRQLPQTVAALTNSGLPAMLGACKCDSPEDDWEVNADELANYHLFKSCVGQYKISIDRPDISQACLQAVIRAAVTHRRDENNETVLRRRAQSAANLEAPDPSAGRPLSEHSKHSRASSDFSILRTFPNQQSGENYRTQASRSPRPGFRTDKSGSDSFLDIDESDSESRRYSDDIPILQRNDDVIIEKQPKLTGVTFDELVDRLLAPRLSRVDNNFSDIFLCLYRKFAAPGELFSAILVRLDKARDDKAAHYLTRTATQLRIIEVVAKWVSLYPGDFARPTTRRNLEDFIKHLSTEPIFAIAAQQMRRNLYFNVIEDDDTGWANSDNSSDEIASKILSKDMDELSAGIHALQFNGESDSLGGSENPSTDRGSRTGIQVQFNSYEEYEREATLLEPSDHLPMNKFRYHIFMDISDDDFADELTRIDWIMFSSIRIRDFVRHVSLSAAQKDKCKSLQNVNRMINHFNHIAKWVANMILLRDKAKHRAQMLEKFMNIALGLRRLNNYNGLAAVLAGINGTAIHRLAQTRALVPADVQKRFARLVILMGTQKSHFAYRLAWENSPLPRIPFIPLHRRDLVSAEEGSKTFVGPNDDRINWKKFEVLGEVLLPIMKSQGTAYPTLAKHETARDLILGCRMPTDDEDISARKDFLFTIATSLERMKGAESPSLRRKVEGLKLDSYIQSEENSSEDTYQKDLVRNGIERSLWNLMTSNIPTSRR